The DNA window accatgacaactcaagcCAAGGCTACCAAAATgacatgggccacaatgtgactgaccactatgacaactcaagccaccaccagagcgacatgggctacaatgtgacttctgatgaccACTCTGACAACTCAAGCAACGGCCACCACCAGAGTGACATGggccatcaccatgacaactcaagcAAAGGCTACCAAAATgacatgggccacaatgtgacttctgatgaccactatgacaactcaagcaatggccaccaccagagcgacatgggccacaatgtgacttctgatgaccactatgacaactcaagcaatggccaccaccagagcgacatgggccatcaccatgacaactcaagcCAAGGCTACCAAAATgacatgggccacaatgtgacttctgatgaccactcaagccaccaccagagcgacatgggccacaatgtgacttctgatgaccACTATGACAACTCAAGCCACCAGCAGAGCGACATGGGTCACAATGTGACGTCTGATGACCACTATGACAACTCAAGCCaccaccagagcgacatgggccacaatgtgacttctgatgaccactatgacaactcaagccaccaccagagcgacatgggccacaatgtgacttctgatgaccactatgacaactcaagccaccaccagagcgacatgggccatcaccatgacaactcaagcAAAGGCTACCAAAATgacatgggccacaatgtgacttctgatgaccACTATGACAACTCAAGCCACCACCAGAATGACATGggccatcaccatgacaactcaagcCAAGGCTACCAAAATgacatgggccacaatgtgacttctgatgaccactcaagccaccaccagagcgacatgggccacaatgtgacttctgatgaccactatgacaactcaagccaccaccagagcgacatgggccacaatgtgacttctgatgaccactatgacaactcaagcaatggccaccaccagagcgacatgggccacaatgtgacttctgatgaccactataacaactcaagccaccaccagagcgacatgggccatcaccatgacaactcaagcCAAGGCTACCAAAATgacatgggccacaatgtgacttctgatgaccactatgacaactcaagcaatggccaccaccagagcgacatgggccatcaccatgacaactcaagcCAAGGCTACCAAAATgacatgggccacaatgtgacttctgatgacAACTCAAGCAACAGCCaccaccagagcgacatgggccacaatgtgacttctgatgaccactatgacaactcaagccaccaccagagcgacatgggccacaatgtgacttctgatgaccactatgacaactcaagccaccaccagagcgacatgggccatcaccatgacaactcaagccaccaccagagcgacatgggccacaatgtgacttctgatgaccactatgacaactcaagccaccaccagagcgacatgggccatcaccatgacaactcaagccaccaccagagcgacatgggccatcaccatgacaactcaagcCAAGGCTACCAAAATgacatgggccacaatgtgacttctgatgacAACTCAAGCAACAGCCaccaccagagcgacatgggccacaatgtgacttctgatgaccactatgacaactcaagccaccaccagagcgacatgggccatcaccatgacaactcaagccaccaccagagcgacatgggccacaatgtgacttctgatgaccactatgacaactcaagccaccaccagagcgacatgggccatcaccatgacaactcaagccaccaccagagcgacatgggccacaatgtgacttctgatgaccactatgacaactcaagccaccaccagagcgacatgggccacaatgtgacttctgatgaccactcaagccaccaccagagcgacatgggccacaatgtgacttctgatgaccactatgacaactcaagccaccaccagagcgacatgggccacaatgtgacttctgatgaccactatgacaactcaagcaatggccaccaccagagcgacatgggccacaatgtgacttctgatgaccactataacaactcaagccaccaccagagcgacatgggccatcaccatgacaactcaagcCAAGGCTACCAAAATgacatgggccacaatgtgacttctgatgaccactatgacaactcaagccaccaccagagcgacatgggccacaatgtgacttctgatgaccactatgacaactcaagcaatggccaccaccagagcgacatgggccacaatgtgacttctgatgaccactataacaactcaagccaccaccagagcgacatgggccatcaccatgacaactcaagcCAAGGCTACCAAAATgacatgggccacaatgtgacttctgatgaccactatgacaactcaagccaccaccagagcgacatgggccacaatgtgacttctgatgaccactataacaactcaagccaccaccagagcgacatgggccatcaccatgacaactcaagcCAAGGCTACCAAAATgacatgggccacaatgtgacttctgatgaccactatgacaactcaagccaccaccagagcgacatgggccacaatgtgacttctgatgaccactatgacaactcaagccaccaccagagcgacatgggccacaatgtgacttctgatgaccactatgacaactcaagccaccaccagagcgacatgggccatcaccatgacaactcaagcAAAGGCTACCAAAATgacatgggccacaatgtgacttctgatgacAACTCAAGCAACAGCCaccaccagagcgacatgggccacaatgtgacttctgatgaccactatgacaactcaagccaccaccagagcgacatgggccatcaccatgacaactcaagcAAAGGCTACCAAAATgacatgggccacaatgtgacttctgatgacAACTCAAGCAACAGCCaccaccagagcgacatgggccacaatgtgacttctgatgaccactatgacaactcaagccaccaccagagcgacatgggccatcaccatgacaactcaagccaccaccagagcgacatgggccacaatgtgacttctgatgaccactatgacaactcaagccaccaccagagcgacatgggccatcaccatgacaactcaagccaccaccagagcgacatgggccacaatgtgacttctgatgaccactatgacaactcaagccaccaccagagcgacatgggccacaatgtgacttctgatgaccactatgacaactcaagccaccaccagagcgacatgggccatcaccatgacaactcaagccaccaccagagcgacatgggccacaatgtgacttctgatgaccactatgacaactcaagccaccaccagagcgacatgggccatcaccatgacaactcaagccaccaccagagcgacatgggccacaatgtgacttctgatgaccactatgacaactcaagccaccaccagagcgacatgggccacaatgtgacttctgatgaccactcaagccaccaccagagcgacatgggccacaatgtgacttctgatgaccactatgacaactcaagccaccaccagagcgacatgggccacaatgtgacttctgatgaccactatgacaactcaagcaatggccaccaccagagcgacatgggccacaatgtgacttctgatgaccactataacaactcaagccaccaccagagcgacatgggccatcaccatgacaactcaagcCAAGGCTACCAAAATgacatgggccacaatgtgacttctgatgaccactatgacaactcaagccaccaccagagcgacatgggccacaatgtgacttctgatgaccactatgacaactcaagcaatggccaccaccagagcgacatgggccacaatgtgacttctgatgaccactataacaactcaagccaccaccagagcgacatgggccatcaccatgacaactcaagcCAAGGCTACCAAAATgacatgggccacaatgtgacttctgatgaccactatgacaactcaagccaccaccagagcgacatgggccacaatgtgacttctgatgaccactatgacaactcaagccaccaccagagcgacatgggccacaatgtgacttctgatgaccactatgacaactcaagccaccaccagagcgacatgggccatcaccatgacaactcaagcAAAGGCTACCAAAATgacatgggccacaatgtgacttctgatgacAACTCAAGCAACAGCCaccaccagagcgacatgggccacaatgtgacttctgatgaccactatgacaactcaagccaccaccagagcgacatgggccacaatgtgacttctgatgaccactatgacaactcaagccaccaccagagcgacatgggccatcaccatgacaactcaagccaccaccagagcgacatgggccacaatgtgacttctgatgaccactatgacaactcaagccaccaccagagcgacatgggccatcaccatgacaactcaagccaccaccagagcgacatgggccacaatgtgacttctgatgaccactatgacaactcaagccaccaccagagcgacatgggccatcaccatgacaactcaagccaccaccagagcgacatgggccacaatgtgacttctgatgaccactatgacaactcaagccaccaccagagcgacatgggccacaatgtgacttctgatgaccACTATGACAACTCAAGCAACGGCCACCAAGAGAGCGACATGggtcatcaccatgacaactcaagcCAAGGCTAGTTGAGTTGGGCCACAAGGTGAAATTTAAAGTGCAACATCAATAGGAGCAGTAATGTGACTATGTGCAATGTTCATAACAAAATGGAGATGTATGGTGGCAGGAAAAGTATTTATGAAATttgtatataaaaataaacaatttccATCCAATTTTTATGCATTGCTTTTTAATTTTGAGGTGAAAGTTAACTTGATACTTTTTTATACATCTGTTTAAGGTTTTAAAGTTTTCTGTTTAGACTGTTAAAACAATCTAGGATAAATACACTTAAGTACTTGCTTCCTGATCAAGagaaaatgtcccccaaaaacaGATATGCCCATTAAGTACTCTTTATTTCAACCATTTAGTTAATTTTAtccatatagcacatttaaaaaaaaaaaaacggccaaATTGCTGTACAGACAAGAGGGGCACAGTATCATGTGGGATGAATAAAATACAGTACTAAAAGATACCTTCAAAGAAGTGATGGTTATATTACCTAAAATGTaataaaactaaacattttaACTGGATTTGAATGCCGGGGAGCTACTATGTTTAGCACAGATTTAAATTGGCTCAGACTGGGAGGACTTCCGAGTGAAAGGTTGTTCCATAGTCTGGGCCCTGCCACTGAAGACTACTTTGTTTTTGGCCTACTTTTTGGGGCAGTAAGTAGGATCTAGTCTGAAGACAGTCATGCTGGGACAATAAGGTTGCAGCAGCTGAATAAGATAGGGCGGGGCTTCTTGGTGTAGGCATTTATAAAGTATAATTTTTAAATTATCTCTAAAAGTAACAGTTAGTGAAGGGAAGCCAGTCGAGGGGTAATGTTTTCACGTCGTTTGGTTTTGGTTAGAAGGCTAGCAGCAGAGTTCTTTAAACTTAAATTCAAACTGACAAGTACATCATACACAGGGACTCAAACCTGCATTAAAAAATTCAGGAGCCAAACTCAAAACGGTAGGAATAATTTTTCTTCCTGTTGCAGCTTTGGTCAAAAGTACCAATTTTACTGGACTACACATTTACGGTTT is part of the Nerophis ophidion isolate RoL-2023_Sa linkage group LG08, RoL_Noph_v1.0, whole genome shotgun sequence genome and encodes:
- the LOC133557899 gene encoding filaggrin-like isoform X4 gives rise to the protein MDTAWLLLVLVHTVLIAQGPCLTHDGTKVRPNGGLDKGEMYPNNSIKRAYEFLQSMETMLEKQVKEVQMETKEVETEALLGLKDIFQVNKLKGQNTVTDLFQQMSNVQNKNFTHSQNQSHNMGYNVTSDDHSSHGHHQGDMGHNVTSDDNSSNGHDNTSHGHQNDMGHNVTSDDHYDNSSQSDIGHNVTSDDNSSNGLHQSDMGHHHDNTSHGHQNDMGHNVTSDDHYDNSSNGHHHDNSSKGYKNDMGHNVTSDDHYDNSSHGHHQGNMGHNVTSDDHYDNTSHGHHQSDMGHHHDNTSHGHQNDMGHNVTSDDHYDNSSQSDMGHNVTSDDHYDNSSQSDMGHNVTSDDNSSNGLHQSDMGHHHDNTSHGHQNDMGHNVTSDDHYDNSSNGHHQSDMGHHHDNTSKGYQNDMGHNVTSDDHYDNSSNGHHQSEMGHHHDNASKGYQNDMGHNVTSDDHYDNSSNGHHQSDMGHNVTSDDHYDNSSNGHQQSDMGHHHDNSSQGYQNDMGHNVTSDDHQSDMGHHQSDMGHIVTSVDHYDNSSNGHHQSDMGHHHDNSSQGHQNDMGHNVTSDDHYDNSSNGHHHDNTSKGYQNDMGHNVTSDHHYDNSSNSHHQSDMGHHHDNSTQGYQNDMGHNVTSDDHYDNSSQSDIGHNVTSDDNSSNGLHQSDMGHHHDNTSHGHQNDMGHNVTSDDHYDNSSHHQSDMGYNVTSDDHYDNSSNGHHHDNTSKGYQNDMGHNVTSDHHYDNSSNSHHQSDMGHHHDNSTQGYQNDMGHNVTSDDHYDNSSQSDIGHNVTSDDNSSNGLHQSDMGHHHDNTSHGHQNDMGHNVTSDDHYDNSSHHQSDMGYNVTSDDHYDNSSNSHHQSDMGHNVTSDDHYDNSSHHQSDMGHNVTSDDHYDNSSNGHHQSDMGHHHDNSSQGYQNDMGHNVTSDDHYDNSSDGHHQSDMGHHHDNSSQGYQNDMGHNVTSDDHYDNSSNGHHLSEMGHHHDNASKGYQNDMGHNVTSDDHYDNSSNSHHQSDMGHNVTSDDHYDNSSNGHHQSDMGHHHDNASKGYQNDMGHNVTSDDHYDNSSHHQSDMGYNVTSDDHSDNSSNGHHQSDMGHHHDNSSQGYQNDMGHNVTSDDHYDNSSNGHHLSEMGHHHDNASKGYQNDMGHNVTSDDHYDNSSNSHHQSDMGHNVTSDDHYDNSSNGHHQSDMGHHHDNASKGYQNDMGHNVTSDDHYDNSSHHQSDMGYNVTSDDHSDNSSNGHHQSDMGHHHDNSSQGYQNDMGHNVTSDDHYDNSSNGHHHDNTSKGYQNDMGHNVTSDDHYDNSSNGHHLSEMGHHHDNASKGYQNDMGHNVTSDDHYDNSSNSHHQSDMGHNVTSDDHYDNSSNGHHQSDMGHHHDNSSKGYQNDMGHNVTSDDHYDNSSNSHHQSDMGHNVTSDDHYDNSSNGHHQSDMGHHHDNSSQGYQNDMGHNVTDHYDNSSHHQSDMGYNVTSDDHSDNSSNGHHQSDMGHHHDNSSKGYQNDMGHNVTSDDHYDNSSNGHHQSDMGHNVTSDDHYDNSSNGHHQSDMGHHHDNSSQGYQNDMGHNVTSDDHSSHHQSDMGHNVTSDDHYDNSSHQQSDMGHNVTSDDHYDNSSHHQSDMGHNVTSDDHYDNSSHHQSDMGHNVTSDDHYDNSSHHQSDMGHHHDNSSKGYQNDMGHNVTSDDHYDNSSHHQNDMGHHHDNSSQGYQNDMGHNVTSDDHSSHHQSDMGHNVTSDDHYDNSSHHQSDMGHNVTSDDHYDNSSNGHHQSDMGHNVTSDDHYNNSSHHQSDMGHHHDNSSQGYQNDMGHNVTSDDNSSNSHHQSDMGHNVTSDDHYDNSSHHQSDMGHNVTSDDHYDNSSHHQSDMGHHHDNSSHHQSDMGHNVTSDDHYDNSSHHQSDMGHHHDNSSHHQSDMGHHHDNSSQGYQNDMGHNVTSDDNSSNSHHQSDMGHNVTSDDHYDNSSHHQSDMGHHHDNSSHHQSDMGHNVTSDDHYDNSSHHQSDMGHHHDNSSHHQSDMGHNVTSDDHYDNSSHHQSDMGHNVTSDDHSSHHQSDMGHNVTSDDHYDNSSHHQSDMGHNVTSDDHYDNSSNGHHQSDMGHNVTSDDHYNNSSHHQSDMGHHHDNSSQGYQNDMGHNVTSDDHYDNSSHHQSDMGHNVTSDDHYDNSSNGHHQSDMGHNVTSDDHYNNSSHHQSDMGHHHDNSSQGYQNDMGHNVTSDDHYDNSSHHQSDMGHNVTSDDHYNNSSHHQSDMGHHHDNSSQGYQNDMGHNVTSDDHYDNSSHHQSDMGHNVTSDDHYDNSSHHQSDMGHNVTSDDHYDNSSHHQSDMGHHHDNSSKGYQNDMGHNVTSDDNSSNSHHQSDMGHNVTSDDHYDNSSHHQSDMGHHHDNSSKGYQNDMGHNVTSDDNSSNSHHQSDMGHNVTSDDHYDNSSHHQSDMGHHHDNSSHHQSDMGHNVTSDDHYDNSSHHQSDMGHHHDNSSHHQSDMGHNVTSDDHYDNSSHHQSDMGHNVTSDDHYDNSSHHQSDMGHHHDNSSHHQSDMGHNVTSDDHYDNSSHHQSDMGHHHDNSSHHQSDMGHNVTSDDHYDNSSHHQSDMGHNVTSDDHSSHHQSDMGHNVTSDDHYDNSSHHQSDMGHNVTSDDHYDNSSNGHHQSDMGHNVTSDDHYNNSSHHQSDMGHHHDNSSQGYQNDMGHNVTSDDHYDNSSHHQSDMGHNVTSDDHYDNSSNGHHQSDMGHNVTSDDHYNNSSHHQSDMGHHHDNSSQGYQNDMGHNVTSDDHYDNSSHHQSDMGHNVTSDDHYDNSSHHQSDMGHNVTSDDHYDNSSHHQSDMGHHHDNSSKGYQNDMGHNVTSDDNSSNSHHQSDMGHNVTSDDHYDNSSHHQSDMGHNVTSDDHYDNSSHHQSDMGHHHDNSSHHQSDMGHNVTSDDHYDNSSHHQSDMGHHHDNSSHHQSDMGHNVTSDDHYDNSSHHQSDMGHHHDNSSHHQSDMGHNVTSDDHYDNSSHHQSDMGHNVTSDDHYDNSSNGHQESDMGHHHDNSSQG
- the LOC133557899 gene encoding filaggrin-like isoform X5, whose amino-acid sequence is MDTAWLLLVLVHTVLIAQGPCLTHDGTKVRPNGGLDKGEMYPNNSIKRAYEFLQSMETMLEKQVKEVQMETKEVETEALLGLKDIFQVNKLKGQNTVTDLFQQMSNVQNKNFTHSQNQSHNMGYNVTSDDHSSHGHHQGDMGHNVTSDDNSSNGHDNTSHGHQNDMGHNVTSDDHYDNSSQSDIGHNVTSDDNSSNGLHQSDMGHHHDNTSHGHQNDMGHNVTSDDHYDNSSNGHHHDNSSKGYKNDMGHNVTSDDHYDNSSHGHHQGNMGHNVTSDDHYDNTSHGHHQSDMGHHHDNTSHGHQNDMGHNVTSDDHYDNSSQSDMGHNVTSDDHYDNSSQSDMGHNVTSDDNSSNGLHQSDMGHHHDNTSHGHQNDMGHNVTSDDHYDNSSNGHHQSDMGHHHDNTSKGYQNDMGHNVTSDDHYDNSSNGHHQSEMGHHHDNASKGYQNDMGHNVTSDDHYDNSSNGHHQSDMGHNVTSDDHYDNSSNGHQQSDMGHHHDNSSQGYQNDMGHNVTSDDHQSDMGHHQSDMGHIVTSVDHYDNSSNGHHQSDMGHHHDNSSQGHQNDMGHNVTSDDHYDNSSNGHHHDNTSKGYQNDMGHNVTSDHHYDNSSNSHHQSDMGHHHDNSTQGYQNDMGHNVTSDDHYDNSSQSDIGHNVTSDDNSSNGLHQSDMGHHHDNTSHGHQNDMGHNVTSDDHYDNSSHHQSDMGYNVTSDDHYDNSSNSHHQSDMGHNVTSDDHYDNSSHHQSDMGHNVTSDDHYDNSSNGHHQSDMGHHHDNSSQGYQNDMGHNVTSDDHYDNSSDGHHQSDMGHHHDNSSQGYQNDMGHNVTSDDHYDNSSNSHHQSDMGHNVTSDDHYDNSSNGHHQSDMGHHHDNASKGYQNDMGHNVTSDDHYDNSSNGHHQSDMGHNVTSDDHYDNSSNGHQQSDMGHHHDNSSQGYQNDMGHNVTSDDHQSDMGHHQSDMGHNVTSVDHYDNSSNGHHQSDMGHHHDNSSQGHQNDMGHNVTSDDHYDNSSNGHHHDNTSKGYQNDMGHNVTSDHHYDNSSNSHHQSDMGHHHDNSTQGYQNDMGHNVTSDDHYDNSSQSDIGHNVTSDDNSSNGLHQSDMGHHHDNTSHGHQNDMGHNVTSDDNSSHHQSDMGYNVTSDDHYDNSSNGHHHDNTSKGYQNDMGHNVTSDDHYDNSSNGHHLSEMGHHHDNASKGYQNDMGHNVTSDDHYDNSSNSHHQSDMGHNVTSDDHYDNSSNGHHQSDMGHHHDNSSKGYQNDMGHNVTSDDHYDNSSNSHHQSDMGHNVTSDDHYDNSSNGHHQSDMGHHHDNSSQGYQNDMGHNVTDHYDNSSHHQSDMGYNVTSDDHSDNSSNGHHQSDMGHHHDNSSKGYQNDMGHNVTSDDHYDNSSNGHHQSDMGHNVTSDDHYDNSSNGHHQSDMGHHHDNSSQGYQNDMGHNVTSDDHSSHHQSDMGHNVTSDDHYDNSSHQQSDMGHNVTSDDHYDNSSHHQSDMGHNVTSDDHYDNSSHHQSDMGHNVTSDDHYDNSSHHQSDMGHHHDNSSKGYQNDMGHNVTSDDHYDNSSHHQNDMGHHHDNSSQGYQNDMGHNVTSDDHSSHHQSDMGHNVTSDDHYDNSSHHQSDMGHNVTSDDHYDNSSNGHHQSDMGHNVTSDDHYNNSSHHQSDMGHHHDNSSQGYQNDMGHNVTSDDNSSNSHHQSDMGHNVTSDDHYDNSSHHQSDMGHNVTSDDHYDNSSHHQSDMGHHHDNSSHHQSDMGHNVTSDDHYDNSSHHQSDMGHHHDNSSHHQSDMGHHHDNSSQGYQNDMGHNVTSDDNSSNSHHQSDMGHNVTSDDHYDNSSHHQSDMGHHHDNSSHHQSDMGHNVTSDDHYDNSSHHQSDMGHHHDNSSHHQSDMGHNVTSDDHYDNSSHHQSDMGHNVTSDDHSSHHQSDMGHNVTSDDHYDNSSHHQSDMGHNVTSDDHYDNSSNGHHQSDMGHNVTSDDHYNNSSHHQSDMGHHHDNSSQGYQNDMGHNVTSDDHYDNSSHHQSDMGHNVTSDDHYDNSSNGHHQSDMGHNVTSDDHYNNSSHHQSDMGHHHDNSSQGYQNDMGHNVTSDDHYDNSSHHQSDMGHNVTSDDHYNNSSHHQSDMGHHHDNSSQGYQNDMGHNVTSDDHYDNSSHHQSDMGHNVTSDDHYDNSSHHQSDMGHNVTSDDHYDNSSHHQSDMGHHHDNSSKGYQNDMGHNVTSDDNSSNSHHQSDMGHNVTSDDHYDNSSHHQSDMGHHHDNSSKGYQNDMGHNVTSDDNSSNSHHQSDMGHNVTSDDHYDNSSHHQSDMGHHHDNSSHHQSDMGHNVTSDDHYDNSSHHQSDMGHHHDNSSHHQSDMGHNVTSDDHYDNSSHHQSDMGHNVTSDDHYDNSSHHQSDMGHHHDNSSHHQSDMGHNVTSDDHYDNSSHHQSDMGHHHDNSSHHQSDMGHNVTSDDHYDNSSHHQSDMGHNVTSDDHSSHHQSDMGHNVTSDDHYDNSSHHQSDMGHNVTSDDHYDNSSNGHHQSDMGHNVTSDDHYNNSSHHQSDMGHHHDNSSQGYQNDMGHNVTSDDHYDNSSHHQSDMGHNVTSDDHYDNSSNGHHQSDMGHNVTSDDHYNNSSHHQSDMGHHHDNSSQGYQNDMGHNVTSDDHYDNSSHHQSDMGHNVTSDDHYDNSSHHQSDMGHNVTSDDHYDNSSHHQSDMGHHHDNSSKGYQNDMGHNVTSDDNSSNSHHQSDMGHNVTSDDHYDNSSHHQSDMGHNVTSDDHYDNSSHHQSDMGHHHDNSSHHQSDMGHNVTSDDHYDNSSHHQSDMGHHHDNSSHHQSDMGHNVTSDDHYDNSSHHQSDMGHHHDNSSHHQSDMGHNVTSDDHYDNSSHHQSDMGHNVTSDDHYDNSSNGHQESDMGHHHDNSSQG